From the Candidatus Gracilibacteria bacterium genome, one window contains:
- a CDS encoding helix-turn-helix transcriptional regulator — translation MKTTGEIIREEREKKGMLLRQLASQMDIDASILSKIERGERKPTKEQIIKLAEILCLNKNQLLIQYLSEKIAYEIADEDVANQTLKAAEKKVKYLKSKTK, via the coding sequence ATGAAAACAACAGGTGAAATAATAAGAGAAGAAAGAGAAAAAAAAGGAATGTTATTACGACAACTTGCTTCTCAAATGGACATTGACGCTTCAATATTAAGCAAAATAGAAAGAGGAGAAAGAAAGCCAACGAAAGAACAAATTATTAAATTGGCTGAAATTCTGTGTTTAAATAAAAATCAGTTGCTTATTCAGTATCTAAGCGAAAAAATTGCTTATGAAATAGCAGACGAAGACGTAGCTAATCAAACATTGAAAGCAGCAGAAAAAAAAGTCAAATATTTAAAATCTAAAACAAAATAA
- a CDS encoding site-specific DNA-methyltransferase, with amino-acid sequence MSIEEINYALVEDVRPPIYTAMKYWGKKPHNIWRKYIENYTPENGIFLNPFSGSGISAFEAIKANRKVIAFDLNPLTSFIIEIFATDFDKSKFEKEVKRIAATFKTDAIYNKYFTTQSRHSNETSIVQSLKWEDENIYELGIEATENEIKKQKELKKKKKIPKVIKRYTSQPNKEDNIKGISMKEIDIPFWFPDKPFHVSPSFPANFINCLGGNNFTNLWTKRNLYVLSKIFDEILKCNDENIKKQLLFGFIQSLHLCTKMSVPRREDANRAFSTSWGRSAYICSSRKMEMNALLVFQGSCLGKQSVESCLTSVPKYLKKKPKLLNVSYSDKQKNKLTGFDIKYGAVDINTILDFVLENYLGVPLSGRAFRSNLFSHHKKHTQKKGFTLQSLTQIYLN; translated from the coding sequence ATGTCTATTGAAGAAATAAACTATGCTTTAGTTGAAGATGTAAGACCACCCATTTACACAGCAATGAAATATTGGGGAAAAAAACCTCATAACATTTGGCGAAAGTATATTGAAAATTATACTCCTGAAAACGGGATTTTTCTTAACCCATTTTCTGGTAGCGGTATAAGTGCATTTGAAGCAATAAAAGCAAATAGAAAAGTAATTGCTTTTGATTTAAACCCATTGACTTCTTTTATTATTGAAATTTTTGCAACTGATTTTGACAAATCAAAATTTGAAAAAGAAGTAAAAAGAATTGCAGCCACATTTAAAACAGACGCTATTTACAATAAATATTTTACAACGCAGTCAAGACATAGCAATGAAACTTCAATTGTTCAAAGTTTGAAATGGGAAGATGAAAATATTTACGAGTTGGGGATTGAAGCAACTGAAAATGAAATTAAAAAACAAAAGGAATTAAAGAAAAAAAAGAAGATACCTAAAGTAATTAAGAGATATACCTCACAGCCTAACAAAGAAGATAACATAAAAGGAATTTCAATGAAAGAAATTGATATCCCTTTTTGGTTTCCCGATAAGCCATTTCACGTTTCACCATCTTTTCCTGCAAACTTCATTAATTGTTTAGGTGGCAATAACTTTACAAATCTTTGGACAAAGAGAAATTTATATGTTCTTTCTAAAATCTTTGATGAAATATTAAAGTGCAATGATGAAAACATTAAAAAACAGTTGCTTTTTGGTTTCATACAGTCGCTTCATTTATGCACAAAAATGAGTGTGCCAAGACGTGAAGATGCAAACAGAGCATTCTCAACAAGCTGGGGACGTTCCGCCTATATATGTTCATCAAGAAAAATGGAAATGAATGCACTACTTGTTTTTCAAGGTAGTTGTTTAGGTAAGCAATCTGTAGAAAGTTGCTTGACATCAGTTCCTAAATATTTGAAAAAGAAACCAAAACTTTTGAATGTTAGTTACAGCGATAAACAAAAAAATAAATTAACTGGCTTTGATATTAAATACGGAGCTGTTGATATAAATACTATTTTAGATTTCGTTTTAGAAAATTATTTGGGCGTTCCCCTATCGGGTCGGGCTTTCCGTTCCAATCTTTTTTCTCACCATAAAAAGCATACCCAGAAAAAAGGATTTACACTTCAATCCTTAACGCAAATTTATTTAAATTAA